The following are from one region of the Gossypium hirsutum isolate 1008001.06 chromosome D03, Gossypium_hirsutum_v2.1, whole genome shotgun sequence genome:
- the LOC107933738 gene encoding two-component response regulator-like APRR2 codes for MVCTANDLSTWKDFPKGLKILLLDGDTNSANELKSKLEAMDYIVYAFHDENEAISAVSSRPESFHVAIVEVSTDNNNGSFKFLETAKDLPTIMTSNIHCISTMMKCIARGAVEFLKKPLSEDKLRNIWQHVVHKAFNTGGNDLTESLQPVKESVVSMLQQQPENLKPKNEDSETTEDASMIHENDSEPPAGNDKYPAPSTPQLEQGGRLLDDRDCQDHTHCSIEKGSGDQDGEAESVETTGGNTTATGGQPRGPSETNVKEEDDSVDGTMGESPQNRVDSKGSDVVAEKPSSCPDKANRKKSKVDWTPELHKKFVQAVDQLGIDQAIPSRILELMEVEGLTRHNVASHLQKYRMQRRHILPKDDDRRWLQRPQTQRICNYPHKPIMAFPPYNHVPVGPVYPMWRAPSHPPTIQMWGTQGYPPWQPTESWHWKPYPGVQADAWGCPVMPPPQGYFSTFPQNASGFQPCNVDKRNGMPQTLVEHHPEEEVIDKMVKEAINKPWLPLPLGLKPPSTDSVLAELYRQGISTVPPHINASNR; via the exons ATGGTTTGCACTGCTAATGATTTATCTACATGGAAGGATTTCCCAAAAGGTCTTAAAATCCTTCTTCTTGATGGAGACACCAATTCTGCAAATGAGCTAAAATCAAAGCTTGAAGCTATGGATTATATTG TTTATGCTTTCCATGACGAAAATGAAGCTATTTCGGCGGTTTCGAGTAGACCTGAAAGCTTCCATGTAGCCATTGTAGAG GTTAGTACAGACAATAACAATGGGAGTTTCAAGTTTCTTGAAACGGCAAAGGACTTGCCTACCATTA tGACTTCGAACATTCATTGTATTAGCACCATGATGAAGTGCATAGCG CGTGGTGCGGTTGAATTCCTTAAGAAACCACTTTCTGAGGATAAACTAAGGAATATATGGCAGCATGTGGTTCATAAG GCATTCAATACAGGAGGGAATGACCTTACTGAATCACTACAACCAGTTAAAGAGTCCGTGGTTTCGATGTTACAACAACAACCGgaaaatctaaaacctaaaaacGAAGACTCGGAAACAACAGAAGATGCATCTATGATTCATGAAAATGACAGTGAACCACCTGCGGGTAATGATAAGTACCCGGCTCCTTCAACACCACAATTAGAACAGGGAGGAAGATTGTTAGACGATAGAGATTGCCAAGATCATACTCATTGCTCAATAGAAAAAGGGAGCGGGGATCAAGATGGAGAAGCCGAATCTGTCGAAACTACCGGTGGCAATACAACTGCAACAGGTGGCCAACCTCGGGGACCGAGTGAGACCAATGTAAAAGAGGAGGATGACTCAGTTGATGGTACCATGGGCGAGAGTCCACAAAACCGAGTAGATAGCAAAGGTTCTGATGTTGTTGCTGAAAAGCCAAGTTCATGTCCCGATAAAGCTAATCGGAAAAAATCAAAG GTAGATTGGACACCCGAACTGCATAAGAAATTTGTTCAAGCAGTGGACCAACTTGGTATCGATCAAGCTATCCCATCTCGAATACTAGAGCTAATGGAAGTAGAAGGCTTGACGAGGCATAATGTGGCAAGTCATCTCCAG AAATATCGAATGCAGAGGAGACACATTTTACCTAAGGATGATGATCGAAGATGGCTACAAAGACCTCAAACGCAAAGAATTTGTAATTATCCGCATAAACCGATCATGGCCTTCCCTCCATATAACCATGTCCCGGTTGGTCCAGTCTATCCCATGTGGCGAGCACCTTCTCATCCACCCACCATCCAGATGTGGGGCACCCAAGGTTACCCCCCATGGCAACCAACCGAAAGTTGGCATTGGAAGCCCTATCCCGGG GTGCAGGCTGATGCATGGGGTTGCCCAGTTATGCCGCCACCTCAAGGATATTTCTCTACATTCCCTCAA AATGCGTCCGGGTTTCAACCGTGCAACGTGGACAAAAGAAATGGCATGCCGCAAACCTTAGTTGAACATCATCCG